The nucleotide sequence TCATCACGGCCATGAGCGATCCGTCCGTCGGCGAGGAGCTGCGTCGGCTGCGCCGGGAGTCCGCGCTCTCGCAGCGCGAGCTCGCCGCGGCGACCGGCGTGCCGCAGCCGAACATCGCGGCGTACGAGAGCGGTCGCCGGCAGCCGACCCCCGAGACGCTCGAGCGGCTGGGCGCGGTGCTGCGGATCCCGTCGCTCGAGCGGGTGCGGGCGTCGCGAGAGCGGATCCTCGAGGTCGCGGCCCGCTGCCGGGTGGACGACGTCCGCGTGTTCGGATCCGTCGCACGGGGGGACGCCACAGCGGGGTCCGACGTCGATCTCCTCGTGCACCCGAAGCCGGACGCGTCCATATTCGACGTGGCGGGGTTCATGGCAGAGGTCACCGAGCTGCTCGGGATCCACGTCGACGTCGTCTCCGATCGAGGCACGGGGCCGGTCATGGACCGCATCCGCGCCGAGGCCGTCGCCCTCTGATGCTCGACGAGGAACGGGTCCCCGCACTGCTCGCCGACATCGCGCGCTTCGCGGCTTCCGCACGACGAGTGGCGGAACGCGGACACGCCCGATTCACCGACCCCGACGACGACGAGCAGCGGCGGATCGCGTGCTCGCTGGTGGTGGACCTCTCCACCGCGGCGGCGCGGTTGCCGCCCTCGTTCCGCGAGGCGCACCCGGAGGTCAATTGGAACGGCATCCGCGCGGTGCGGAACTTCATCGCGCACGACTACGCCGGGACGGATCAGGAGATCCTCTGGGAGGCGGTGGCGGTGGAGTTCCCACGGGTGGCGCGGGCGCTGCTCGGGTGAGCGCTCCGCGCTAGGCGCCGACCGGCTCCCCCGCG is from Clavibacter sp. A6099 and encodes:
- a CDS encoding HepT-like ribonuclease domain-containing protein: MLDEERVPALLADIARFAASARRVAERGHARFTDPDDDEQRRIACSLVVDLSTAAARLPPSFREAHPEVNWNGIRAVRNFIAHDYAGTDQEILWEAVAVEFPRVARALLG
- a CDS encoding XRE family transcriptional regulator, encoding MSDPSVGEELRRLRRESALSQRELAAATGVPQPNIAAYESGRRQPTPETLERLGAVLRIPSLERVRASRERILEVAARCRVDDVRVFGSVARGDATAGSDVDLLVHPKPDASIFDVAGFMAEVTELLGIHVDVVSDRGTGPVMDRIRAEAVAL